One region of Oxalobacteraceae bacterium OTU3CAMAD1 genomic DNA includes:
- the msrB gene encoding peptide-methionine (R)-S-oxide reductase MsrB, translating to MTTKVTKSDAEWRDMLDPMEYQVTRHAATERAFTGKFWDHHEHGIYTCVCCDTPLFRSDAKFDSGCGWPSYFEALDPANVIEKTDRTHGMLRTEIICAVCDAHLGHVFPDGPPPTGLRYCINSASLRFDPQD from the coding sequence ATGACCACTAAAGTGACCAAATCCGACGCCGAATGGCGCGACATGCTGGACCCGATGGAGTACCAAGTGACGCGGCATGCCGCCACCGAGCGTGCATTTACCGGCAAATTCTGGGATCATCACGAGCACGGCATCTACACCTGCGTGTGCTGCGACACGCCGCTGTTCCGTTCCGACGCCAAATTCGATTCCGGCTGCGGCTGGCCGAGCTATTTCGAAGCACTGGATCCCGCTAACGTGATCGAGAAAACCGACCGAACCCATGGTATGCTGCGCACCGAAATCATTTGCGCGGTATGCGATGCCCACCTGGGCCACGTGTTCCCGGACGGCCCGCCGCCGACCGGCCTGCGCTATTGCATCAACTCGGCCTCATTGCGATTCGATCCACAAGACTAA
- a CDS encoding septation protein A: MKFLFDFLPVLLFFGAYKLSGANAEASQHFINTYLSGIISGGSVTPDQSPIVLATLVGIIGTIAQIAYLKLRGQKVEFLMWFSLGMFVFFGGLTIYLHDEVFIKWKLSIVYWFFAVGLLVSEFIFKKNLMRKSMGEIIELPDVIWSRLNLAWIGFFTAMGILNWYVAFVLYKGDTSAWVSFKAFGSTAIMFVFIVAQTIYLSRHMKDPT; the protein is encoded by the coding sequence ATGAAATTTCTGTTCGACTTTTTGCCGGTCCTGCTGTTCTTTGGCGCCTACAAGCTCTCCGGCGCCAACGCCGAGGCCTCCCAGCACTTCATCAACACTTATCTGAGCGGCATCATCTCGGGCGGTTCGGTCACGCCCGACCAGTCGCCGATCGTGCTGGCCACCCTGGTCGGCATCATCGGCACGATCGCCCAGATCGCCTACCTGAAGCTGCGCGGCCAGAAAGTCGAATTCCTCATGTGGTTCTCGCTGGGCATGTTCGTGTTTTTCGGCGGCCTGACGATTTACTTGCACGATGAAGTATTCATCAAATGGAAACTAAGTATCGTGTATTGGTTCTTTGCGGTCGGTTTGCTGGTAAGCGAATTCATCTTTAAAAAGAATCTGATGCGCAAATCGATGGGCGAAATCATCGAACTGCCGGATGTGATCTGGTCGCGCCTCAATCTGGCGTGGATCGGTTTCTTCACCGCCATGGGCATCCTCAATTGGTATGTCGCATTCGTCCTTTATAAAGGCGATACCAGCGCCTGGGTCAGCTTCAAGGCGTTTGGATCGACGGCCATCATGTTTGTCTTTATCGTTGCGCAGACGATTTATTTGTCGCGCCATATGAAGGATCCGACATGA
- a CDS encoding BolA family transcriptional regulator produces MSDTRMDRMRGRFQAALSPVELVLEDDSAMHAGHAGAASGGGHYNVRIVSLQFEGLKLVTRHRLVYDSVHDMMHSEIHALAITALAPSEV; encoded by the coding sequence ATGAGCGATACCCGCATGGACCGCATGCGCGGCCGCTTCCAGGCCGCGCTGTCGCCCGTGGAATTGGTGCTGGAAGACGATTCCGCGATGCACGCCGGACACGCCGGCGCCGCCTCCGGCGGTGGTCATTACAATGTCAGAATCGTTTCGTTACAATTCGAAGGCCTGAAACTCGTCACAAGACATCGACTCGTGTATGATTCCGTGCACGATATGATGCATAGTGAAATACATGCATTGGCCATTACCGCATTGGCTCCGTCCGAAGTATGA
- a CDS encoding DNA alkylation repair protein, whose amino-acid sequence MKPDIAAIALALQEVADPSRGAPMAAYMRDQFEFLGIGTPARRAATRQLYKGMKSHSADELIAMARALWNYREREYQYAAIDLLAMHANKLDVGHLPFLMELMQSKSWWDTVDAIASVVGKVLRYRHDGMDQAIGHENMWVRRVAILHQLGWRDKTDEALLFSYSLQRAHEKEFFIQKAIGWALRDYARHNPQAVREFTLTEKARLSPLSYREANKHFPPRYLKHADYFAACLRRRRAATPIAAIPNSIMP is encoded by the coding sequence ATGAAACCGGATATCGCGGCCATTGCGCTCGCCCTTCAAGAGGTTGCCGATCCTTCGCGTGGCGCGCCCATGGCCGCCTATATGCGCGATCAGTTCGAGTTTCTCGGCATTGGTACGCCGGCGCGCCGCGCGGCGACCAGGCAGCTTTACAAGGGAATGAAATCACACAGCGCGGACGAATTGATTGCAATGGCGCGGGCGCTTTGGAATTACCGTGAGCGGGAATATCAATATGCGGCCATCGATTTACTCGCCATGCACGCTAATAAACTCGATGTCGGGCATTTGCCCTTTTTGATGGAATTGATGCAATCGAAATCGTGGTGGGATACGGTCGATGCGATCGCATCAGTAGTCGGCAAGGTTTTGCGATATCGGCATGACGGTATGGATCAGGCCATCGGCCACGAGAATATGTGGGTGCGGCGGGTCGCGATATTGCATCAATTGGGATGGCGGGATAAAACGGATGAGGCCCTGCTCTTTTCTTATTCGCTGCAACGCGCGCATGAAAAGGAGTTCTTTATTCAGAAAGCCATCGGCTGGGCGCTGAGGGATTACGCGCGCCACAATCCGCAGGCCGTGCGGGAGTTTACCCTGACGGAGAAAGCCAGGCTTTCTCCGCTCAGTTATCGGGAGGCGAATAAACACTTCCCCCCCCGATACTTAAAACACGCCGATTACTTCGCCGCTTGCTTGCGACGACGACGTGCGGCCACGCCGATAGCGGCCATACCCAACAGCATCATGCCGTAG
- a CDS encoding PEP-CTERM sorting domain-containing protein, translated as MKLRILASILSVLTFSAQAAAPGQYSVTSLGSLVGLDMNNHGQVAGYTFASGTQQAAIYNGGVVSGVAGTTGISFANGINDAGQISGNFGDYAERGFLYSSGSLTAIAGFEAYGIDNQGNVAGILSHSGPFGANTTTSSLYANGQTTDVSLGGQFMRTIGISKGGTMYGFGNPADSGGMSPYTYRNGVLTDYSSVFGDSAFVGAANDHNQLLGMNTSSMSHFTYFNGVVDYLPSGVGYQSLNNSGWAVGGLQDTTNSSFLKGLLLVDGVSYDLNSLIDPASGWNITSASVINENNQILAQGCNASGCGSLLLSPLTAGSPAGSPVGGPVAAVPEPETYGMMLLGMAAIGVAARRRRKQAAK; from the coding sequence ATGAAACTGCGCATACTCGCATCTATTTTGAGTGTCTTGACCTTCTCCGCGCAGGCTGCCGCACCTGGACAGTACTCCGTGACCTCCCTGGGCTCGCTGGTCGGCCTGGATATGAACAACCATGGCCAGGTCGCTGGCTATACTTTTGCCTCCGGCACCCAGCAGGCCGCGATCTACAATGGCGGCGTCGTATCGGGCGTCGCCGGCACCACGGGCATATCGTTCGCCAACGGCATCAACGACGCCGGCCAGATTTCCGGCAATTTCGGTGACTACGCGGAGCGGGGCTTTCTGTATTCGTCAGGCTCCCTGACGGCGATCGCCGGTTTCGAGGCGTACGGTATTGACAACCAAGGCAATGTGGCTGGCATTCTCAGCCACTCGGGGCCGTTTGGTGCTAACACAACAACGTCCTCGCTATACGCCAATGGCCAAACGACGGACGTGAGCCTGGGCGGACAGTTCATGCGCACGATAGGCATCAGCAAGGGCGGTACGATGTACGGCTTCGGAAATCCGGCGGACTCCGGCGGGATGAGTCCATATACGTACCGCAACGGCGTTCTGACCGACTACTCGAGCGTCTTTGGCGATTCGGCCTTCGTCGGCGCGGCCAACGATCATAACCAATTGTTGGGTATGAATACGTCGTCGATGTCGCATTTCACCTACTTCAACGGTGTCGTGGATTACCTGCCGAGCGGCGTAGGTTATCAAAGCCTCAATAATTCCGGTTGGGCCGTTGGTGGGCTGCAGGATACGACCAATTCCAGCTTCCTCAAGGGCCTGTTGCTGGTCGATGGCGTGTCGTATGACTTGAACTCATTGATCGATCCGGCCTCCGGCTGGAACATCACCAGCGCCAGCGTGATCAACGAAAACAACCAGATCCTGGCCCAAGGCTGCAACGCCAGCGGTTGCGGCTCCCTGCTGCTGTCGCCTTTGACGGCAGGTTCGCCTGCGGGTTCCCCGGTTGGCGGCCCGGTCGCGGCCGTTCCGGAACCTGAAACCTACGGCATGATGCTGTTGGGTATGGCCGCTATCGGCGTGGCCGCACGTCGTCGTCGCAAGCAAGCGGCGAAGTAA
- a CDS encoding YeeE/YedE family protein encodes MSIDWQSFTPWASLAGGLLIGAAASLLILFNGRIAGISGIIGGLFHPKKGDTSWRAAFIAGLLVAPLIYRLFTELPTIQIDPNYGILIAAGLIVGVGTRYGSGCTSGHGVCGLSRLSPRSLVATITFMAAGFAATYVVRHLIN; translated from the coding sequence ATGTCCATTGATTGGCAATCCTTCACCCCATGGGCATCGCTAGCCGGCGGCCTATTAATCGGCGCGGCAGCGAGTCTGCTCATTCTATTCAACGGAAGAATAGCCGGCATAAGCGGAATAATCGGCGGTTTATTCCACCCTAAAAAAGGCGATACCAGCTGGCGCGCAGCATTCATCGCCGGCCTGCTTGTCGCGCCTTTAATTTACCGGCTATTCACCGAACTACCCACCATTCAAATCGACCCCAATTACGGCATCCTGATAGCCGCCGGCCTGATAGTCGGCGTCGGAACCCGCTACGGCTCTGGCTGCACCAGCGGCCACGGCGTCTGCGGTTTATCCAGGCTATCGCCACGATCGCTGGTGGCGACCATAACCTTTATGGCCGCCGGATTCGCCGCCACCTACGTGGTCCGTCATTTAATAAACTAG
- a CDS encoding 3-(methylthio)propionyl-CoA ligase: protein MMGQMMSQPLLISSIIEFAARHYGGSEIVSRRVEGDLHRYTFRECHQRAKRLANALHGLGVEQGERVATLAWNGYRHLEAYYGVSGSGAVLHTINPRLHPEQLAYICNHAEDQYLLFDFCFLPLVEAIAPHCKTVKGFILMGDADRMPAETKIPNLLCYESLIGAHSDDYAWPQFDENTAATLCYTSGTTGNPKGALYSHRSTVLHAYASAMPNALNVSSRDVVMPVVPMFHVNAWGLPYSVPLSGAKMVFPGAALDGKSVYELFESERVTFSAGVPTVWLGLINYALQNKLKFSTFRRTVIGGSACPPAMMNTLIDEFGVEVIHGWGMTEMSPLGTTGGLLSKHTELPKEQQRAILQKQGHAIFGVDMKIVDDDGKELPWDGVSYGHLLVKGPWVLASYFKDEGGDVLEDGWFPTGDVATIDADGFMQITDRSKDVIKSGGEWIGTIDLENVAMAHPAVMQAACIGVAHPKWDERPLLVVVLRPGQQVSRDELLAHFTGKVAKWWLPDDVVFAEALPVGGTGKIQKNKLREQFRDYQLPTV, encoded by the coding sequence TTGATGGGGCAGATGATGAGCCAGCCCTTGCTGATCTCCAGCATTATCGAGTTCGCCGCGCGGCACTACGGTGGCAGTGAGATCGTCTCGCGGCGGGTGGAGGGCGACTTGCACCGCTACACTTTCCGCGAATGCCATCAGCGCGCCAAGCGGCTGGCGAACGCGCTGCACGGGCTCGGCGTCGAGCAGGGCGAGCGGGTGGCCACCCTGGCATGGAACGGCTATCGTCATCTTGAAGCGTACTACGGCGTCTCCGGTTCCGGCGCCGTCTTGCACACGATCAATCCGCGCCTGCATCCCGAGCAGCTTGCCTACATTTGCAACCATGCAGAGGACCAGTATTTGCTGTTCGATTTCTGTTTCTTGCCCCTAGTTGAGGCCATCGCGCCCCATTGCAAGACGGTCAAGGGCTTCATCCTGATGGGCGACGCCGACCGCATGCCGGCCGAAACGAAGATACCCAATCTGCTGTGCTACGAAAGCCTGATCGGCGCGCACTCGGACGACTACGCCTGGCCGCAGTTCGACGAGAACACGGCTGCCACGTTGTGCTACACCTCCGGCACCACGGGCAACCCCAAGGGCGCGCTGTACTCCCACCGTTCGACGGTGCTGCACGCGTATGCGTCGGCCATGCCGAACGCGCTCAACGTCTCCTCGCGCGACGTGGTGATGCCGGTCGTGCCCATGTTTCACGTCAACGCCTGGGGACTGCCGTACTCGGTGCCGCTGTCGGGCGCAAAGATGGTGTTCCCCGGTGCCGCGCTGGACGGCAAATCGGTCTACGAGCTGTTCGAGAGCGAACGCGTGACGTTCTCGGCCGGTGTGCCGACCGTCTGGCTGGGGCTGATCAACTACGCGTTGCAGAACAAGCTGAAGTTCTCGACCTTCCGCCGCACGGTGATCGGCGGCTCGGCCTGTCCGCCGGCGATGATGAACACCTTGATCGACGAATTCGGTGTCGAGGTCATTCACGGCTGGGGCATGACGGAAATGTCGCCGCTCGGCACCACCGGCGGCTTGCTAAGCAAGCACACGGAATTGCCGAAGGAGCAGCAGCGCGCCATCCTGCAAAAGCAGGGGCATGCGATCTTTGGCGTGGACATGAAAATCGTCGACGACGATGGCAAGGAGTTGCCGTGGGATGGCGTCAGCTACGGGCATCTGCTGGTGAAGGGCCCATGGGTGCTGGCGAGCTACTTCAAGGACGAGGGCGGCGATGTGCTGGAGGACGGCTGGTTCCCCACCGGCGACGTTGCCACCATCGACGCGGACGGCTTCATGCAGATCACTGACCGCAGCAAGGACGTCATCAAGTCCGGTGGCGAATGGATTGGCACCATAGACCTGGAAAATGTGGCCATGGCGCACCCGGCGGTGATGCAGGCGGCCTGCATCGGCGTCGCGCATCCGAAGTGGGACGAGCGGCCGCTGCTGGTGGTGGTACTGCGGCCGGGGCAGCAGGTGAGCCGCGACGAACTGCTCGCGCACTTCACCGGCAAGGTCGCCAAGTGGTGGTTGCCGGATGACGTCGTGTTCGCCGAGGCATTGCCCGTTGGCGGCACCGGCAAGATACAGAAAAACAAATTGCGCGAGCAGTTTAGGGACTACCAGTTGCCGACGGTTTGA
- a CDS encoding peptidyl-prolyl cis-trans isomerase, with protein sequence MTFKPASLLIALLVVAVPAFAQNVAVVNGKAIPTSRVEAVVKQVVAQGQQPDSPQLRDLIKKDLIGREVMMQEAEKQGFGKDAAVKAQIDNARQAIIINAMVADYIKKNPVADADVKAEYDRFTAQAGDKEYHVRHILTATEAEANDVIAKLKAGSKFEDLAKTSKDTGSAANGGDLDWASPSSFPPAFSAAFVALQKGGVTEKPVQTPNGFHVIKVDDIRPAKLPTLEEVKPQISEALAQKKLQAYQEELVKKAKVQ encoded by the coding sequence ATGACTTTCAAGCCAGCCAGTTTGCTGATCGCACTTCTCGTTGTCGCCGTGCCTGCATTCGCACAGAACGTTGCCGTTGTTAATGGCAAAGCCATCCCGACCTCGCGCGTCGAAGCCGTCGTCAAGCAAGTCGTCGCCCAGGGCCAGCAGCCGGACTCGCCGCAACTGCGCGACCTGATCAAGAAAGACCTGATCGGCCGTGAAGTGATGATGCAGGAAGCGGAAAAACAAGGCTTCGGCAAGGACGCTGCTGTCAAGGCGCAGATCGACAATGCCCGCCAGGCCATCATCATCAACGCGATGGTCGCCGACTATATCAAGAAGAACCCGGTCGCCGACGCTGACGTCAAGGCCGAGTACGACCGCTTCACCGCCCAGGCCGGCGACAAGGAATACCACGTGCGTCACATCCTGACCGCGACCGAAGCCGAAGCCAACGACGTGATCGCCAAGCTCAAAGCCGGCTCGAAGTTCGAAGATCTGGCTAAGACCTCGAAAGACACCGGTTCGGCTGCCAACGGCGGCGATCTGGACTGGGCCTCCCCTTCGTCCTTCCCACCAGCGTTCTCGGCCGCCTTCGTGGCCTTGCAAAAAGGTGGCGTGACCGAGAAGCCAGTGCAGACTCCGAACGGTTTCCACGTCATCAAGGTCGACGACATCCGTCCGGCCAAGCTGCCGACCCTGGAAGAAGTCAAGCCGCAGATCTCCGAAGCGCTGGCGCAGAAGAAGCTGCAGGCGTATCAGGAAGAACTGGTCAAGAAAGCAAAAGTGCAGTAA
- a CDS encoding YdiU family protein has translation MPTPLPAPYLVAVSEPAAALIGLKPEQLADSVDILIGNAVPDRSLPLAAVYSGHQFGVWAGQLGDGRAILFGEAPTAEGPMELQWKGAGMTPYSRMGDGRAVLRSSIREFLCSEAMHALGIPTSRALSVAGSDQGVMRETVETSAVVVRMAPSFVRFGSFEHWFYRNKPDELKILADYVIDRFYPELRAEDNPYVGLLREVSVRTAHMIAHWQAVGFMHGVMNTDNMSILGLTIDYGPFGFMEAFDPDHICNHTDQQGRYSYSNQPQVGHWNCYALGQALLPLIGEVEAAQAALDVYQPAFAAKLDELLHAKLGLAQLEQHADADRALFDAMFALMQANGVDFTLFFRKLSGLQAADASGDEPLRDLFIDRPAFDAWAIQYRERLQAEASDDAQRQLAMNKINPKYVLRNYLAQVAIEKAQNKDFSEVARLLAVLQRPYDEQPEHDHYAALPPDWASHLEVSCSS, from the coding sequence ATGCCCACCCCGCTACCCGCGCCCTATCTGGTCGCGGTCAGCGAGCCGGCCGCCGCCCTGATCGGCCTGAAGCCTGAACAACTGGCCGATAGCGTCGATATCCTGATCGGCAATGCCGTTCCGGACCGCTCGCTGCCGCTGGCGGCCGTCTATTCCGGACACCAGTTCGGCGTCTGGGCCGGCCAGCTCGGCGACGGCCGCGCGATTTTGTTTGGCGAGGCGCCCACCGCCGAAGGCCCGATGGAATTGCAATGGAAAGGCGCCGGCATGACGCCCTATTCCCGCATGGGCGACGGCCGCGCCGTGCTGCGCTCGTCGATCCGCGAATTCCTGTGCTCGGAAGCGATGCATGCGCTGGGCATTCCGACCTCGCGCGCCTTGTCTGTCGCCGGCTCGGACCAGGGCGTGATGCGCGAAACGGTCGAAACGTCGGCCGTCGTGGTGCGCATGGCGCCTAGCTTCGTGCGCTTCGGCTCGTTCGAGCACTGGTTCTACCGCAACAAGCCGGACGAGCTGAAAATCCTGGCCGACTACGTGATCGACCGGTTTTACCCGGAGTTACGCGCCGAAGACAACCCGTATGTGGGCCTGCTGCGTGAAGTTTCCGTCCGCACCGCGCACATGATCGCGCACTGGCAGGCGGTCGGCTTCATGCACGGCGTGATGAACACCGACAATATGTCGATCCTGGGTTTGACGATAGACTACGGCCCGTTCGGCTTCATGGAAGCCTTCGACCCCGACCATATCTGCAACCACACCGATCAACAGGGCCGCTACTCGTACAGCAACCAGCCGCAGGTCGGCCACTGGAACTGCTACGCGCTGGGCCAGGCGCTGCTGCCGTTGATCGGCGAGGTCGAGGCCGCACAGGCCGCGCTCGATGTCTATCAACCGGCGTTCGCCGCCAAGCTGGACGAGCTGCTGCACGCCAAGCTGGGACTGGCACAGCTTGAGCAACACGCCGACGCCGACCGCGCGCTGTTCGACGCCATGTTTGCGCTAATGCAGGCCAACGGCGTCGATTTCACCCTCTTCTTCCGCAAACTGAGTGGCCTGCAGGCGGCCGACGCCAGCGGCGACGAACCACTGCGCGACCTGTTCATCGACCGTCCCGCCTTCGACGCCTGGGCCATCCAGTACCGTGAGCGTCTGCAAGCCGAGGCCAGCGACGATGCCCAACGCCAGCTTGCGATGAACAAAATCAACCCCAAATATGTGCTGCGTAACTATCTGGCCCAAGTGGCCATCGAAAAAGCGCAAAACAAGGACTTTTCCGAGGTGGCGCGCCTGCTGGCGGTATTGCAGCGCCCCTACGACGAACAGCCCGAGCACGACCACTACGCCGCTTTGCCGCCGGACTGGGCAAGCCATCTCGAAGTCAGCTGTTCTTCTTAA
- a CDS encoding YeeE/YedE family protein, which translates to MAIFTALLAGLIFGLGLILSGMANPAKVLGFLDLAGAWDPSLMFVMGGAIGVAFVGFAAATRRKVTPTGEPINLPTARQIDRPLVIGALLFGIGWGIAGFCPGPALVGVGMLEPKAMLFVAAMLAGMGLFEWRRRAKG; encoded by the coding sequence ATGGCGATATTCACCGCATTACTGGCCGGACTGATTTTCGGCCTCGGCCTGATACTGTCCGGAATGGCCAATCCCGCCAAGGTGCTGGGGTTTCTGGACTTGGCTGGCGCCTGGGACCCCTCCCTGATGTTCGTCATGGGCGGCGCGATCGGCGTGGCGTTTGTAGGCTTCGCGGCGGCCACCCGGCGCAAAGTGACGCCGACCGGCGAACCCATCAACCTGCCCACCGCACGCCAGATCGACCGCCCGTTAGTGATCGGAGCGCTGCTGTTCGGCATCGGCTGGGGCATCGCCGGCTTCTGCCCGGGCCCCGCGCTGGTCGGCGTGGGCATGCTGGAGCCCAAGGCGATGCTGTTCGTGGCGGCCATGCTGGCGGGCATGGGCCTGTTCGAATGGCGCCGCCGCGCCAAGGGCTGA
- a CDS encoding peptidylprolyl isomerase — protein MMLKPARLLLALIAVVAAPVFAQNAATVNGKAIPAAKVDQMVKQVVAQGQQPDSPQLREMVKKELIGREVLLQEASKQGYGAKPEVKSAIDNAAQSITINAMLADYVKKNPVKDAEIQAEYDKYKAAVGDKEYHSRHILVATEQEAKDIIAKLKAGGKFEELAKVSKDGSANNGGDLGWMTPAKLVKPFADAMIALKPGAITETPVKTEFGYHVIKLEESRATKLPALAEVKGQVSEALQQKKIAAYRDELIKKAKVQ, from the coding sequence ATGATGTTGAAGCCAGCCCGTCTGTTGTTAGCACTGATCGCTGTTGTTGCAGCCCCGGTTTTCGCGCAAAACGCCGCGACCGTCAATGGAAAGGCTATTCCCGCCGCCAAGGTGGACCAGATGGTCAAACAAGTGGTCGCCCAAGGCCAGCAGCCCGACAGCCCGCAGCTGCGCGAAATGGTCAAGAAGGAACTGATCGGTCGCGAAGTGCTGCTGCAGGAAGCCAGCAAGCAAGGCTATGGCGCCAAGCCGGAAGTGAAGTCGGCCATCGACAACGCCGCGCAAAGCATCACCATCAACGCCATGCTGGCCGACTACGTCAAGAAGAACCCGGTCAAGGACGCTGAAATCCAGGCCGAATACGACAAGTACAAGGCCGCCGTCGGCGACAAGGAATACCACTCGCGCCACATCCTGGTAGCCACCGAACAGGAAGCCAAGGACATCATCGCCAAGCTCAAAGCCGGCGGCAAGTTCGAAGAACTGGCCAAGGTATCGAAAGACGGTTCGGCCAACAACGGCGGCGATCTGGGCTGGATGACTCCCGCCAAGCTGGTCAAGCCTTTCGCTGACGCCATGATTGCCCTGAAACCAGGCGCGATCACCGAAACCCCGGTCAAGACCGAGTTCGGCTACCACGTCATCAAGCTGGAAGAGTCGCGCGCCACCAAGCTGCCGGCGCTGGCCGAAGTCAAAGGCCAGGTGTCCGAGGCGCTGCAACAGAAGAAGATCGCCGCTTACCGCGACGAACTGATCAAGAAAGCCAAGGTCCAGTAA